In a single window of the Schistocerca americana isolate TAMUIC-IGC-003095 chromosome X, iqSchAmer2.1, whole genome shotgun sequence genome:
- the LOC124556179 gene encoding uncharacterized protein MCAP_0864-like: protein MSIDSPLGHSTGYPETLVKPNRKELSLEGGESHLIIFKMLQEIMKGYEEINKNIEEISKGNDEIKKGNEEIKKGNEEIKKENEEIKKSIAEMSQESLRKGLQEFHERMRITLKDRVGKLQVKVDQLLEEMNVMKAEIIGKAEGDVEGVKTELEEGMQKTETQQHHQIKDMVQIQQCQVNIGKLGNRQVKLEEAVEHIVTNEVKGVQQLETKTEGIDRKINCATLTVGEGKSLY, encoded by the coding sequence ATGTCAATTGACAGCCCATTGGGTCATTCAACCGGTTACCCTGAGACACTGGTAAAACCAAATAGAAAGGAACTGAGTCTAGAGGGTGGAGAATCACATTTAATAATATTTAAGATGCTCCAAGAAATCATGAAAGGATATGAAGAAATCAACAAGAATATAGAAGAGATATCTAAAGGAAATGATGAAATCAAGAAAGGAAACGAAGAAATcaagaaaggaaatgaagaaatcaaGAAAGAGAACGAAGAAATCAAGAAAAGTATAGCAGAGATGTCCCaagaaagcttaaggaaaggaCTGCAGGAATTCCATGAACGGATGAGAATAACTCTTAAGGATAGGGTTGGCAAGCTGCAGGTGAAGGTAGATCAACTCCTAGAAGAGATGAATGTTATGAAAGCAGAGATAATTGGAAAAGCTGAGGGAGATGTTGAGGGTGTCAAAACTGAATTGGAAGAGGGAATGCAGAAAACTGAAACACAACAACACCATCAGATTAAAGACATGGTACAAATACAACAGTGCCAAGTCAATATCGGTAAATTGGGAAATAGGCAAGTGAAATTGGAGGAGGCTGTGGAACATATAGTCACAAATGAGGTGAAGGGAGTCCAACAGTTAGAAACTAAAACCGAAGGGATTGATAGGAAGATAAATTGTGCCACCTTGACAGTAGGGGAGGGCAAGTCGTTATATTAG